One genomic segment of Centropristis striata isolate RG_2023a ecotype Rhode Island chromosome 13, C.striata_1.0, whole genome shotgun sequence includes these proteins:
- the mpv17l gene encoding mpv17-like protein, which translates to MRRVVLKEAVKRFPWLANVTLYGCLFAGGDVVHQLIAQKERMDWKHTRNVAIVAISFHGNFNYFWLRALEMRFPGKSAGMVFRKLLLDQSFASPLATSVFYTGVSFLEGKEDIFEDWREKFFNTWKTGLMYWPFMQFLNFVLMPLYMRTAFMGCCAFLWATFLCFSRHSGDGTAGVALAFVMDPRKTLEEMRQARLARKKQKAQGEN; encoded by the exons ATGAGGAGAGTTGTGCTGAAAGAAGCCGTCAAACGGTTCCCCTGGCTGGCCAATGTCACTTTGTACGGGTGCTTATTCGCCGGCGGTGACGTGGTGCACCAGCTCATCGCTCAGAAGGAGCGCATGGACTGGAAACACACTCGCAATGTGGCCATTGTGGCAATCAGTTTTCATGGAAACTTCAATTACTTTTGGCTGCGAGCCCTGGAGATGCGGTTCCCCGGAAAGTCCGCCGGGATGGTTTTCCGGAAGCTTCTGCTGGACCAAAGCTTTGCGTCGCCTCTGGCCACCAGTGTCTTCTACACAG GAGTGAGCTTCTTGGAGGGAAAGGAGGACATATTTGAAGACTGGAGAGAGAAGTTCTTCAACACCTGGAAG ACTGGACTCATGTACTGGCCATTCATGCAG TTCCTGAACTTTGTCCTGATGCCACTATACATGAGGACGGCCTTCATGGGCTGCTGCGCCTTCCTTTGGGCCACCTTCCTGTGCTTCTCCCGGCACAGCGGGGACGGCACTGCCGGAGTGGCCCTGGCCTTCGTCATGGACCCCCGTAAGACCCTGGAGGAGATGCGCCAGGCCCGGCTGGCCAGGAAAAAGCAAAAGGCTCAGGGGGAAAACTAA